Genomic DNA from Alphaproteobacteria bacterium:
GAAAAGTTGGCAATAATTTTCCATTATACCCAAATTCAGCCAAAATGATTTTACCATATTCAACCGTAAGAGGACAGGCCCCGTACCCATCATATAAAGCATGGAGAGGTTTATTATTCATGGCACATATAATATTTTCTGCAACTATGGGGGCTTGTTTACGTACAGCTGCTGCCGTTTTTGCATTGGGGGTGGATGCAATATCCCCCAAACTAAATATATTATCATATTTGTTATGACAAAGTGTTTCGTGATTAACGTCAACCCATCCAGCCGCATTGGCAAGCGAACTATTTTTGATGAAATCTGGGGCACATTG
This window encodes:
- a CDS encoding TIGR01244 family phosphatase codes for the protein QCAPDFIKNSSLANAAGWVDVNHETLCHNKYDNIFSLGDIASTPNAKTAAAVRKQAPIVAENIICAMNNKPLHALYDGYGACPLTVEYGKIILAEFGYNGKLLPTFPLDGTKPRRLAWMLKTKILPKVYWDYMLRGKEYLAKPFIHTNIPELDQHQLK